The Ornithinibacillus sp. 4-3 region CTATTCATCTGATGAGAATTTTTCAACAGAACAAACCGCGATGATTCGTTTCTTACGTTTTAACCATAACCATGAAGCGTTAAGTAATGTGAATTTACGTCGTGCACTTGATATGGGATGGGATAAACAATCTTTAACAGATATCGTATTAAAAAATGGGTCAATTCCAATGAATTACATCGTTCCTAATATTCATATTGGACCAACAGGGGAAACATTCCGTGATATTAATGGGGACTTCGGCGGAACACTTGAGGAAGCACAAGATTATTATGCAACAGCTTTAGAGGAGCTGGGTGTATCCACACTTGAATTAGGTCTTTTAACAGCGGATGATACAGATGATCGTGCGACAGCTGAATATTTGAAAGATCAATGGGAAAGCAATTTAGAAGGACTTACAATTAATATTGTTCTTCAGCCATTCCAAAGTCGTTTAGATATGGAAAAAGCGATTGACTATGATATTTCAATGTCGACCTACACACCGTCTTTCCCAGAGCCACAGCAGTATATAGGTATGTGGGAAACAGGTGCCAACTTTAACCGAATGGATTATTCAAACCCAGCTTTAGATGAGCTAATTAATGCTGCCAGGGTTGAGCTTGATGAACAAAAGCGTTATGATTTACTACTTGAAGCAGAACAAATTTTATTTGAAGAAGATCAAGCAATCGCACCAATGTACCAAAATTCACGTGCTCTTGTAATGCAGCCATATGTAAAAGACCTAGTTTATCATCCAACTATTCCTGATTATGATTTACGCTGGGCATATATTGAAGGGAAGTAATTGACAAGAAAAGAAGGAGGACGTATCAAATCGATACATCCTCTTCTTTTTCTTCAAAGTGCATGAAGAGGGAGTGGTGAAGATGAGTAAGTATATTTTAAAGCGTTTAGGCTATATGTTCACTGCATTATTCGTAATTGTTACATTGACATTTTTATTAATGCAACTTCTACCCGGAACCCCATATGGAAATGTAGATGAGTTAACGGATAATCAAATTGAATTATTAGATAAGCGGTATGGCCTTGATCAACCAGTTGCTATCCAATATGTTAAGTATATTGGAAATTTAGTAAAAGGTGATTTAGGAATTTCATTTACATATACGGGACGTTCAGTAAATACGATTATTGCTGAACGAATTGGCCCGTCCGCTTTAATTGGTATGCAAGGACTCGTGTTAGGAATAATTGTTGGATTAACATTGGGGATTGTGTCTGCTCTTAGACATAATACATTTTTAGATTATGGCTCTGTAGTTGTTGCTGTTCTAGGAATGTCCATTCCATCCTTTATTTTCGCAGCATTGATGCAATATTATATAGGTGTACAGTGGAAGCTGCTACCTCCGGCCCTATGGAATGGGTATGCGAATACGATTATGCCTAGTATTGCATTATCGGTTACGGTGATGGCAACGGTTGCTCGTTTTATTCGTTCGGAAATGCTAGAAGTCCTAGGCCAGGATTATGTAATTACTGCTCGAGCAAAAGGGATTAGTCAATTTAATGTAACAGTGAAACATGTTATTCGTAATGCGCTTATTCCCGTTTTAACGATGCTTGCACCATTGACTGTAGGCCTCTTAACCGGAACATTAGTAATTGAGAAGATATTTGCTGTTCCTGGGATCGGAGAACAATTTACGATGTCGATTTTAGTAAATGATTATAGCGTGATTATGGGAATCACCATTTTCTATAGCTTTTTATTTGTTGCGATTATTTTTATTGTGGATTTAATGTATGGCTTATTAGATCCTCGTATTCGCCTTGATGGGAGTGATCGCTCATGACACAGCAAAATAGAGATATTTCTGATGATTTGTTTACTCCAGATCCAATTGTTGGGAA contains the following coding sequences:
- a CDS encoding ABC transporter permease; translated protein: MSKYILKRLGYMFTALFVIVTLTFLLMQLLPGTPYGNVDELTDNQIELLDKRYGLDQPVAIQYVKYIGNLVKGDLGISFTYTGRSVNTIIAERIGPSALIGMQGLVLGIIVGLTLGIVSALRHNTFLDYGSVVVAVLGMSIPSFIFAALMQYYIGVQWKLLPPALWNGYANTIMPSIALSVTVMATVARFIRSEMLEVLGQDYVITARAKGISQFNVTVKHVIRNALIPVLTMLAPLTVGLLTGTLVIEKIFAVPGIGEQFTMSILVNDYSVIMGITIFYSFLFVAIIFIVDLMYGLLDPRIRLDGSDRS